A part of Arachis hypogaea cultivar Tifrunner chromosome 12, arahy.Tifrunner.gnm2.J5K5, whole genome shotgun sequence genomic DNA contains:
- the LOC140176702 gene encoding uncharacterized protein, giving the protein MDVSKDWMDTPRHEKEYQLGVEKFLHFAFSSPGIPQGEEIQCPCAKCCNRLWLRRDVVYDHLICDGFVKGYRRWFNHGESLVAMDVDSDTDEEYNCNDNIDELLRDRFRDTTQVDGHNMGPNEGANEFYKLVDEASQELYPGCKGFTRLSFTIRLYLLKCLHGWSNASFTSLLELLKEGMPHLNIPTSFDKTKNMVKNLGLDYQKIDACPNDCMLYRNGYENNSSCHVCGTSRYIEHHVEEDDATSSKKPRKVATKTLRHFPLIPRLQRLFMCTRTVEAMSWHHNECVKDGSLRHPADGESWKAFDSRHEDFAKEPRNVRLGLASDGFNPFRTFSSTHSTWPVVLMVYNLPP; this is encoded by the coding sequence ATGGATGTGTCCAAGGATTGGATGGATACACCACGTCATGAAAAAGAATATCAACTCGGTGTAGAAAAGTTTTTACACTTTGCTTTTTCATCACCGGGAATTCCTCAAGGGGAAGAAATTCAATGCCCATGTGCAAAGTGTTGTAATAGACTTTGGTTAAGGAGAGATGTCGTGTATGACCATCTAATATGCGATGGATTCGTAAAAGGTTATAGGCGGTGGTTTAATCATGGGGAATCACTTGTTGCTATGGATGTTGACAGTGACACCGATGAGGAATATAACTGCAATGATAATATTGATGAGTTGTTACGTGATAGATTCAGAGATACTACACAAGTTGATGGACATAACATGGGGCCTAACGAAGGTGCAAACGAATTTTATAAATTGGTAGACGAGGCAAGCCAAGAACTATACCCTGGATGTAAAGGATTCACAAGATTATCCTTTACCATCCGTCTTTACTTGTTAAAATGCTTACACGGTTGGAGTAATGCGTCGTTCACTTCTCTCTTAGAATTATTGAAAGAAGGAATGCCACATTTGAATATTCCTACTTCTTTTGATAAAACGAAGAATATGGTGAAGAATTTGGGTCTTGACTACCAAAAGATCGATGCATGTCCCAATGATTGCATGTTGTATCGGAACGGGTATGAGAATAACTCATCTTGCCATGTCTGTGGAACATCCCGTTATATTGAGCATCATGTAGAAGAGGACGATGCTACCTCATCTAAAAAGCCTCGTAAAGTTGCTACAAAAACTCTAAGGCATTTCCCCCTGATTCCCAGACTTCAAAGGCTTTTTATGTGCACAAGGACGGTTGAAGCTATGTCTTGGCATCATAATGAATGTGTTAAAGATGGGTCGTTAAGGCATCCTGCCGATGGTGAATCTTGGAAAGCATTTGACAGTCGACATGAAGATTTTGCAAAGGAGCCTCGTAATGTGAGACTTGGCTTAGCAAGCGACGGATTCAATCCGTTTCGAACTTTTAGTAGTACACATAGTACATGGCCTGTTGTTCTGATGGTGTATAATCTACCCCCTTAG